In Halorussus halophilus, the DNA window GTCGAAGAAGGCTGTAAAGGGGTCACCGTCTATCGGGACCGGTCGAGACGAACACAGGTATTGACCACCCACCCCGACGACGTCGGCCGGGCGGGTGGACAACCAGCCGAAGCGCGTTGCTGTCCGATTTGAGATTCGACGGTGCCGCTGGGGCGACGGAAACTGTCGAGCCGAAAGAAGGGACTGAAAACTAAGTACGTAGCCATCGTCTCGGTGCAGGGACCATGGGGGAGAGCGCACCGATTGCAGACGGAGGACGGCGACCCGCTACAGACGGCGGAGAGAGTTCAGACACTGAGCGCGAGGCCAGTGTAGACGCGGACGGCGGAGTCGATACGACGACCGAGAACGAGCGCGAGCGAATGGGTGACTCCCAGCGCGGACGCGAAACCGTCGGTGGCCGCCCTGCTGGCCGAGGTGACCAACCGGCGACGAAACCTGGCGACGCTCCGTCAACGAAACGAGGCGACGTACCGTCAACGAGACCGCCGTGGCGCAGACAGGTGGCCTCGCGTTGGTCGTGGCGGCGGAAGGTCGGGACCACCGAGGCGTGGAACGTCTCGGAAGCGGCGTTTCCGCGAGACGGGACGATGGCCGAGAAGGCCCGACACCTACTTCGGTACGCGGTTCTCGCACCGTCGAGTCACAACTCCCAACCGTGGCTGTTCTTGGTTGACGGCGACGAGATTCGATTGTTCGCCGACCACGACCGCTGGTTGACGGTCGCGGACCCGAACAAGCGCGAGATGTACCTGAGTCTCGGTGCAGCACTGGAAAACCTGCTCCTGGCGGCCGAACACTTCGGACTGGGCCATCTCGTAGAGTACCTTCCCGGGAGCGACAGTCGCCACGCGGCGACGGTGGTGTTGCAGGACAACGAGAACAACGAGCGGTCCCGCCACCGCGCCCCGCGACTGTTCGACGCGATTCTGCGACGCCGAACGAACCGCGGCCGGTACCAAGAGCGACCGATTCCACGCCGGAGCCTCCGCGCGTTTCGAGACGTCTGCGTCGAGGACGGCCTCGCAGTTCAGTTCGTCACCAGAGCGCCGACGAAGCAGTCGGTTGCCGAGTTGGTGGGTCGTGCCGACCGACGACAGTTCGCCGACAGAGCGTACCGGCGAGAACTGGGTCGCTGGATCGGCCGCGGCGCGTTCGGCGACTCGTGGCCCGAGGCGAAGATCGGTCGGTTGCTGATGACGTACTTGAACGTCGGCCCGCGACAGGCCCGCAAGGACGCCGAACTGGTTCGAAACACCCCCGTGCTGGCGGCGCTGCGGACGAAGCGGAACGGCCTGCGCGAGCAGTTGCAGGCGGGGCAAGCGTTCGAGCGCGTGTCGTTGTTGGCGACGCTGCTCGGCGTGCAGACTCACCCGACGAGCGCACCGTTGGAAGTTCCGAGCCTGCGACGCGAGTTGCAGACACAACTCGATGGACCGGACTGGACGGTACAGCACCTCTTTCGGCTTGGATACGCACGGAGCGTAGCTACGCCGTCGCCGCGCCGTTCCGTGGAGTCGGTGTTGTTGGATTGAAGGATTACGGTTCGTTCCTGTGTTTTTCGTCCCCGTGTTTCTCCCATCCCTGTGTTTCTCCCATCCCTTGTCAGTTGTCAACAAACAACGTGCTTAAATTCGTCTGGTCCTTACAACAGGTGAATCCGACGGGGGGACCGGGGTGAGACTGCTCGAAGATTCAGTAGCAAAGGAGCGAATCGAGGTTCGGTCGTCGGAGACGAACGCATGACCGAGGAGACTAGCGACATCAGAAGCGAAAGAGAGACCGGAGATAGCAACGTCAACAGCGACGGAGACGACGCCCGTTCCTACGAGCGACTCTACGAATTAGTGAGTCCGTCCGTCGTCTCGATTTACGTGCGCGTCGAGACAGCCGATGGGAACGGCCCGACGCCGTCGGGAGCAGGTTCGGGGTTCGTCTACGACGCGGCGGGCCACGTCGTGACGAACCAGCACGTCGTCGCGCCCGTTGGGCGACTGGTACAGAGCGAGACGTGGGACAGGAAAAGCAAGGCGAGCGAGGGCGGCGAAGTCGGCCAGCAGGTCGAAGTACGATTCAGCGAGGGAGAGTGGCGAACTGCGGCCGTCGTCGGGACGGACCCCTACACAGACCTCGCGGTGGTGCGAGTCGATGACCTGCCGAGCAGTGCCGACCCGCTGACAGTCGCCACGTCGAACCCGACGCCGGGCCAACGCGTCGCGGCACTCGGGAATCCGATGGGGTTGGACGGGACGATTACGGCGGGCATCGTTAGCGGGACGAACCGGTCAACGCCGACCGGAGCCGGATTTACGCTCCCCGATGCGATACAGACAGACGCAGCCATCAATCCGGGAAACAGCGGTGGGCCGCTCGTGACCATGGAGAGCGAAGTCGTCGGCGTCAATCGCGCCAAGCAAGGCGAGAACATCGGGTTCGCCATCTCCCCGGAAATCGTCCATCGCGTGGTTCCGGAACTCATCGAGAACGGGTCGTACAGCCACTCGTATCTCAACGTTCGGACTCTCGACGTGTCACCGACCGTCGCCGAGGCGAACGGACTAGACGAACCAACGGGCGTTCTCGTCGTCGACGTTCGCCTCGGTCCCGCGAGCGGCGGAGTGAAAGGCTGTCGTGGGACGCGGCGCGTCCGCGGGCGACAGATTCCCGTGGGCGGCGACGTCATCGTCGGCGTCGATGGCCGAACTGTCCGCTCGCACGAAGAGTTGACGCGGTACCTTCTCGTCGAGACCCAACCAGCAGAGACGGTGACGGTGGAGTTGATTCGGGACGGCGAGCGACTGACCGAACCCGTCACCCTCGGCGAACGGCCGCGGCCGAGCGCTGGGACCGGCCGACGCATCGAGATACGTTGAAGTGGTGACTGCGTCGGCTGTCGGGAGCGGTCGGACGACTCCGTCGTTTCCGTTGTTTCATCGTTGTTTCCGGTGGTCGTCTGCTAGTCAGTGTTGGTTTGCTACTCAGTGTTCGTCTGTCTAGTCGTCAATTCCGCCGTCGTCTGGTTGGGCATCGTACAGCGTGGTCCGATTCAGCGTAGTCTGGTTGGGGTTTGGTTCAGCATGAATTGAGCGCGTCACCTCGTCAGCCGTGACTCCTCCGTTTCCGTTGTTTTGCCTCAGCATTCGTTGTCTCGTCTCGCTTCGTCAGCCGTTTTCGGAGGTCGGATTCCGCGACCCCACCGTTTCCGCTGTTTTCGGCGCTGTACCGGGAGAAGAGGACCGATAAGCAGGAAAATTTGACTCCGAGAGCGGGCGCTGGAGCGATGGGTGAAGAGTCACTCGATCAGTCATCACGACCTGGTGTAGAAGTGATCACGACCGTAATACAGAAGTTATCACGGCGTGGTGAAGCGAAGCCAGCAACCCCGTCGTTTCCGGTGTCCGAGTTTGGGACGAAAGGAAGACGACGTTCGTCGTCTTCGACGGTGGTAGAAGACACCCACCCCACGATTTCCGCTGTTTCGGTGGAACGGTGAAGGGGGGTCGGGCGGGTCGGAAGCACCGTAGTTTTGGACTCTTGGTTGGTTCTCGAAGCCGGTGACAACCAGTTGAATGAACAGAGATGCCGTCAGACCGTTCATTTCGGGGGTTCGCATCCGGGAACTGTCGTGAGTTCCGAACCACACCCACCCCATCGTTTCCGCTGTCTTGACTCGGGAAGAGAGGGTGGGGCGAAGTGCTGGAACCCAATCTCGTGAACTGCGGGAAACTTCTCGGCGGAATTCGCGCTGAAAAAATAGAAACAGCTAGAAAACAACTATATAGACGAAATCGACTATTCGTCCCACGGGTATGGTTTATTCGTTCATGTGTTAAATCTTTCGCCTCTTACAGAAGCAACGTGACACCCACCCTGCCCTCCACGACGAAAGCTCCGGAAACGATGGGGTGGGTGTGTGTTTAAGTCAAACCGGACATCGGAAACGCCACCCTCCCCACTCAGCCTACAAAAACAAAAACGTTCGGGACAGAAGAAACAACGGACGCCACAGTTACACCTGGTCTTTATATCCCCGTCCGTTCAATGTCCGCTCAACTACCGCGCATGTCATCATTCAGCTTTGATCGGGACAACTCACTCTACAAGAACCGGGACGCCTTGTTGGAGGAGTACACCCCGAACAACCTCGTTGGTCGGGACGACGAACTCGAAGAGTACCACGCCGCACTCCAACCCATCATCAACGGCGAAGCACCGTCGAACATCTTCCTCTACGGCAAGAGCGGCGTCGGAAAGACCGCGGCCACCAGATTCCTGCTCAAACGGCTCCAAGAAGACGCGGCGAAGTACGACGACATCTCGCTCGACCTCATCGAAATCAACTGCGACGGTCTCAATTCGAGTTACCAAGTAGCTGTACGACTCGTCAACACGCTCCGAGACCCGTCCGAACAAATCAGCAACACCGGCTATCCGCAAGCCCAAGTCTATAGCTTTCTCTGGAAGGAACTCGACCAACTCGGCGGCACTATCATCGTCGTCCTCGACGAAGTAGACCACATCAACGACAACTCTATCCTCTACCAGATTCCGCGCGCACGGAGCAACGGTTATCTCGAAGACGCGAAAATCGGTCTCATCGGCATCAGTAACGACCTCTCGTTCCGCGATTCGCTCTCGGCGAAAGTTCGCTCGTCGCTCTGCGAGAAAGAAGTGTCTTTCCCGCCGTACGACGCGAACGAACTCCAGAAGGTTCTCAGCCAACGCGAACAGGTCGCGTTCCACGAGGGGGCGCTCGCGGAGGACGTCATCCCGCTCTGTGCCGCCTACGGCGCGCAGGACGCCGGTGACGCCCGACAAGCACTCGACCTACTGCTCGAAGCGGGCGACCTCGCAAGAAAAGAGGCCGTCGAGCAAGTTACCGACCATCACGTCCAAGAGGCGCGAGAGAAACTCGAACGCGACCGAATCATGGAGGGGGTTGCCGACTTGACCGAACACGCCCGACTCATCCTCTACGCGTTGACCTCCCTCGAAGCGGAGGAGACGACGCCTGCTCGGTCGCGCGACATCCGCCCGCGTTACGAACAACTCTGCAACCACGTCGGCACGGAACCGTTGACCAGTCGCCGGATGCGCGACCACCTCGCGGACCTCGCCATGCTCGGCGTCATCTCCTCGACAGAGAAGAACGAAGGCATGTCCGGCGGCAAGTATCGTGAACACGCACTCAAGCAGGACCTTCAACTCGTCGTCAGCGCTCTCGAAGAGACTATCGAGTTCGCAGGGGTTCACGAGAGTATCCGTCCCTACTATCAGTCTACCTTCGAGGACGTGGAAGACTAGTCTCGTACCTTCTCTTCTCGGTCTGATAACTCGGATTTTCGACGCACCCCACTGTTTCCGTTGTTTTCCCGTCTCGAAATACGCCGTTCTGACTTATCTCGACCGTTGATTGGGTCAGAAACTGTCTGCCTTCAAACTATCACGTCGAAGTCAAACGCTGCCTCGACAACGGAAACAACGGTGTCGGATGGGAGTATCAGCGGAGGAAAAGGGAGTCTCAGAAGAGGAAGTCGAAGTGCGACGTTCGACAGGGGGTTAACATCGGAAACGACGGTGTTCGACACGGCCACAGCGTAGCGAATCAGATACACTCACGACACGTCTGTGTAGAGTGAGTCGTTCTCGTCTCGGAGCGGTTCGTGGTCGAACAACGGAAACAGTGGGGTCTAGCGATTAAAACAACGGAAACACCGGTGTTGGGACTCGACTCCGACGAAGCGACGGTCGAGACACAGCGAAACAGCGGAAATGACGGAGTTGCTGGTGAAACGGGGGAAGCAGCGCTAAAATGCCGGAGGTGATGCTCAGAATCAGGCGTCGTGTTCGACTTCCAGCAGTCGCGACCCGCAGTCGTCACAACTGACGGCGACGACGTCCATCGTCCGACAGCAGGACTCGACGGTCTCCTGTTCCATGGCGATGTCGCCGCGGCAGTCCGGGTCCGGACACGCGTCGAGGAAGATTCGCAGGCCGCTCAACACGCGACTCTGATTCGTGACCGTCAGGCGGTCCCAGTCGTCGTAGCGGGGCTTCAATGCCTTTGCGGCCGCGAGGTCCGCGACGAGCGCTGCACGCGACTCCCACTGCCCGAGACGGCCGCCGTCGTACTGGGCGACCAGCGCTTCGTCGTGTTCGTCGAACGAGAGGTTTTCCTCGTCTACGTCGAGTACGTTCGCCAACTCTGTCTTCTCGGTCCCGTTGGCTTCGATGGCGTCCATGTTGTCGAACCACTCGGCGCGGAACGAGTCGTCGAGACAGAGGTCGTCCATTTCCTCGCAGGGGCCGACCGCACCCGCCTCGGCGAGGACTTCTTCCGGTTCGCGCTCCTCTTCGTCGTCAATTTCCGGTGCGGCCGTCTCGTGCTTGTCGAACTTCTTGAGCAGCCAGTCGGGGAAGTACTGCTTCGTGAACGACGGCGTCCCCGGCACGAGATAGCCACGGAGGTAGATGGCGAGCAGCGAGACCCCGAACACGGGAAGGCCGACCAGCGGCGTCGCGAACACGGAGACGACTGCACTGCCGACTGCCGCGATGACGACGTTGACGATAGTACACGGGGTACAGCGATTCTCACCGGTGTACTCCGGTTGTCTGAACCGGCCCACGAAACTGGATGACTCGGTACTCATTGTCGTATCTACCGTTCGTTTTCAGCCCTAAATATTTATCGCTAAAAACTCGTGATAAATACTTCATGATGCGTGATGCGGGCGAAATTTGTCGGTTCGGGCTTTCGACTCCGACCTTCCGATTCCCATCTTCCAACTACATCTACTCACCGCACGGAACGAACAGACCAGCACTACCTGTAGCGAGTAAACCAACACTACATGTAGCGAGTAGACCAGCACTACCTGTAGCGAACAGACCAGAATTCACGCAGTGAACAGACTGAAACTACACGTTCTGCGCTCGTTGGAGTCGTATCCTCACGACACTGCCGTCGTTTCTCGACTCCTCGAAGGTGAGTTCGCCGCCGAACTTCCCGACTATCCAGTTCGTGAGCCACAGTCCCAGACCGCTCCCGTGGTGGAGCGCCGTCTCTTCGCCCTCTAACAACACTGCTCGCTCTTCTTGGGGAATCCCCGGCCCGTCGTCTGCAATTGTCAACTCAAACCAGCCGTGGTCGGTGCTGTGGTCACCGTCGTCGGCCGAAATAGCTAATTCGACCGTCGGCCGCTCGTCGTCGTTGTGTTCGATTGCGTTTTCGAGGACTTCGCCGATTGCGGCTTCGAGCGTCTTGTCCGCGTACACCGGGGCGGCGTCGGGGAGGTTCGACCGAATCTCAGCGTCGGGGTACGTCTGGCGGAACTCCGCACAGGTCCGCTCGACGCAGTTCGTAACGTCTATTTGTCGCTTCGTTCGGTCGTCGCCGTCCAGCGTCTTCCCGACTTCGCGAGCCTTCTCGCTGATTTCGATGAGGTCGCTGGCCTTCTTCCTGATGATGTCGGCTTCTGGCTTCGCGTCGGGGACTTCGTCGTGGAGCTCGTCCGCGTAGCCCAAAACGACGTTGAGGTCGTTTCGGAGGTTGTGGCGCAGGATTCGGTTGAACACCTGCAGTCGCTGCTCTCGGCGGACCAACTCCTTGCGCGTCCGGACCGATTCGATGGCGTACGCGACGCTGTTCCCGAACTTCGAGAGGACGCGCCGCTCCGTCTCTCCGAAGGCATGTCTGGCTTCTGAACAGATTCCGAGTACGCCCACCGGGTCGGACTCGCTGGCGAGCGGCACGATTGCTTCCCGGCACGATTCGTCGTCTATCGCTACGTCTACGTCGAGTATAGGCGTGCTACCGACCTGGACTTCACCGGTCTCGACTGCCACGCTGACCGGTTTTTTTCCGTCATCGAGTGCGATGGGTTCGAATTCGGCGTCTTTGGACACGCAATGAGACTTTGGCCGTACTGTCTCTCCGTCCACCTTTCCGACCCACGCGAGCGCGTACGCCTCCGAGCTCCCGATTCGGCTACAGACTGTGTGTTCGATGTCCTCACGCGAACTCTCCTGTAACACCGCTTGGCTCACGTCCCAGACTAAGTCGTTCACTTCCGTCTGCCGGAGCGACAACTGTTCGGTCCGGCGTCGTGCCACGGCGTTTTCGATACGATTCGCGAGTACCGTGAACTGCTCTTTGCCCGTTCCTTTCTTGAGGTAGTCCGTCACGCCAGTCGAGATTGCCTTGCTGGCGATCTGTTCGCTGCCACCGCCGGTCAACAGGATGAAGGGGAGATTCGAATACTCGTCCCTGACGGTTCCGAGTAGTTCCAGTCCGTTCATCCCTGGCATCTCGTAGTCGGAGACGACGCAGTCGAACTGCTCGTCTTCGAGGAGACCGAGTGCGTCCGTCGCGCTCTCGACCGTGTGTACTCGGATGCCGTATTCGTCGTCGAGGATGCCAGACGTAACGCTGGCGAAGAAGTCGTTGTCCTCGACGTGGAGTACACGTGGTGGCGCGTCTAACATCCTTCGTCCTGCCGGATTCGTGGCACCCTAATAAATCGTTTTGTTCTTTCAGTGTTTACAGTTCTATTTACTCTTAGAAAAACTATAAATCTATGAATTCCAGTTTCCGTAGTTCGGTTTCGGGCCATCGACCGGAGCGGCCCATTCGACGGCGTTAGCGAGGACTCGGCGTATCTCTGATTGTCGATATATCGGATATGTTTCGTGGCCGGGCCGGAAGTAGAAGAGTCGCCCCGAACCGCGACGGTAGCAGCAACCGCTTCGGAACGTCTCGCCGCCCTCGAACCACGAGTTGAACACCAGCGTCTCCGGAGCAGGGACGTCGAACCGCTCGCCGTACATCTCTGCTTCGGGAACCTCGAAGCTCTCTGGCAACCCAGCGGCGATGGGGTGGCCGGGTTCGACTACCCAGAGACGCTCTAACTCGCCCTCCTCCCGCCACTTGAGGTCACAACTGGTCCCCATCAGTCGTTTGAAAATCTTCGAGAAGTGCCCCGAGTGGAGGACGAGCAACCCCATCCCGTCCAGCACGCGCTCGTGGACGCGCTCGACTACCTCGTCGGCGACTGCGTCGTGTTTGTCGTGGCCCCACCACGTCAGTACGTCGGTGTCGTCCAGCACGTCTTCAGTCAATCCGTGTTCGGGTTCGTCCAGTGTGGCAGTTTGCGTCTCGAATCCATGCTCGTCGAGGCCATCGGCGATTGCTGTGTGGATACCCTCGGGATAGACCTCCCTCGCGTCGGCATGCTCCTGTTCGACGTGGTATTCGTTCCAGACGGTGACGCGCGTCATGCAGTCTACTCGCTCGCCGACTGTCTTCGTCGTTCGGGTCTGTCGCGCTACGTTTCGGATGTATTAGCTCACGCCAGCGATTTTCTTACGACTGTAGTAAAAATTAGGGCGGAACCTTTATGATTGTTAGCGGTGGCCCTTCGAACACGCGATGAGCGAACGAGTCGACCAACGGGAGTGCGAGGGCAACCGCATCAACTGGAAGCGAACGGGGAATGGCGTGGAAATCTACGACGAAACGAACCCAGATGCGTGGGTGCGCATGGAGTTCGTCAGCGGCATCGACCCCGAACGACGACTGTACGGCATCTGTGACGACTGCGGACTCGTCACCGCTCAGCGTTCGCTGCCTTCCGCAAGCATGGCCTGTGGCAACTGCGGCAGCGAGTTCGACGACGACTGATAACGCTCCGATTCTCGACTTCTCGCCCGTTCGTCAGCACAGTTATTGGTGACGGTCACGTCAGTGGAGCGCAATGGGACGTGACACATCGTTCTACGCGAAAGTGGGGGCCGCCGGGATTCTCGGGGGTATCGTCGCTATCCTCGTCGTCCTGCCGCTCGTGCCGTTGGTCGTCGAACTGGTCGTCGGAATCGTCAAGGGCGTCCTCGACGTTGTCGTTCCTGGTGGGAAGACAGACCCTACGTAGGAGGGAGGTGACTGCTCCCAAAAATTGTCATCAATATAATGTACTTCGCGGTCGTCTCTCCGCTCCTATGAGCAGTTCCGAGGCGAGACGGGTCGTCGTAGTCACCGGCGCGAACGAGGGCATCGGCTATCACGTGATGCTCTCGCTCCTCGAAAGCGGCTACCGAGTAGCCGGACTCGACGTCAACGGCGAGAATCTCAGGCCGTTACAGGAGACGAACGCCAATCGGGCGCGCTACTACGAGTGCGACGTAACCTCGGACGACGACGTGGAGTCGGCAATCGACGCCGTTCGCGACCAGTGGGGCAAGATAGACGTTCTCGTCAACAACGCCGCGATATTCGACTTCGATCTCTTCGAGGACCAGACCATCGCCGACACGCGCCGCGAGTTCGAAGTGAACTACTTCGGCTACGTCCGGACGATTCGGGCCGTCTTACCGCACATGAAGGCCCGCGGCGAAGGGATAATCCACAACGTGAGTTCCGGCGTCGGACTCGTCGGCCATCCCGGACTCTCCGGGTACGCCTCCACGAAAGGTGCGGTCGAAGCACTCACCCGCTCGCTCCGACTCGAACTGCAGAACGAGAACGTCTCGTGTACGCTGATGCATCCTCCGGCTACGAACACTCGCTCTGCCGCAGAACTCGACTACCCAGCGTTCGCGGTGAGCGACCCCGAAGACGTGGGTCGAAAACTGGCCGACAAAATCGAATCGACCGGTCCCGTCGTCACCGCCGACTGGCAGACGAAGATAGGATTGTCTCTCGTTCGACGGATTCCGTACCTCGTGAAGAAGGGCACTGAGCGGTTCGTCGATGAGGGCGAGCGGGCGACAGAGCAGTCTAATTGATAGGTACGTCAGTCGCTCCGACTCGCCCGTCCGACTGCCACCCCGAGCGCGAGAGCACCGAGCGCGACAGCGAGTTTTCGATTACCGTCCGCTCGGACGAACCGCGTCTCGTCGTCGGTGATTTCGAGCGCGCCGACTGGTTTCGCCGTCGCGTAGCCGCCGCCTCCGCCACCCTGGCCTGCACTCGCACTGTTCCCAGATTTCTCGTCAGTAGGTTCACCGCGACCGTATCCGCCACCGAAGGCGTAGGCGACCTCGGCTATCGGGACGACCGTTCGGCCGCCGCGCTCTATCGGTTGGCCGTACACGGACCTGACGCTGGCGCTGTGCTGGAGTCGTTCGACGATGGTTTCGAGTTGTGCGACGCTCATCGATGCACGTTCGACGCGAGAGAGCAAAAAGCTACTATCGGCAGTGTCGAACTATCGAACTTCGTACATCTCGTTCCCGGTGAGGAACCGACTGAGGTCGGCAATCTGGTAGTAATCTGACTCGAGTAGTTCGGTCAACGATTCGGTCAGTGCCTCCCTATCGCCGTCTTCCCACTCGGTCGGCTCTCGAATCGGCACGACGAGAAAGCCGCGACCCGGCAACTGTTCGGCGTGCAGGGCCGCCATGCCGCCGTCTTCGTCCAGCATCGCTTCTCGTGCGGCGTACTCTCGCAACACGTGGCGGGTCGCCCGCTCGCCCACTGGAAGGAGGACGTGAGCCGCGATAGCCCGCAGTTCGGCGTCGAAGAAGCGTTCTAAATTCGCGTACTCGGTCTCGGTCGGCGCGCGACCCTCGGGCAGACAGCAGGTGTAGAGATAACTCAGGAAGAGATTCGCGACTACTGGTCGCTCCGAGGCCCGTTGGGCCTCGCTCTCAGTATCAGCGTCTCCGAGCAGACCGACCTCGTTCAACACGGGTTGGAGTCGCTCGCCTGCCGTGCTTCCCGTGAAGGGGACGCCAGTCTCTCGGCCGCCGTGGATTCCGGGGTGGTCGCCGACGAGGTGAAGGTCCGCGTTGGCGTCGCCGTAGCCGTGGACCGCTCGCCGACCCGACCCGTCACAGTCGTACTGGCAAGGCGGTCGCATGCCGAAGGGGTTGCTCGTTCTGTCTGTGACGTTTTTCACGCGGCAGAATTAGCGAGTAGGCGTTAAAACGGGTGTGATTCAGGGCGGGAACGAACCGGAAGCGAGTTCCCGGAGACTCGCCTCCGAACTGCGCTACTCGTCGTCCGAGTTCTCTTTGATTTCGGTCAGTTTGTCGAGCAACTCGTCCTGCGAGGCGTCCGAGTCGAACGAAATCTCTCCCTGATGGTCGTTCTCGTGGACGTTGACGGCGCTGTCCTCGTCGATATCGTTGTCTTGGTCCTGTTGCTCGGACTCGTCGTAGCTACCAAAACCCATGTTGGTACCTAGTAGCTCTGGACAGTAAAAACAACCGGTGTCGTTCAGAATATGTGCGTGTGACCGAGTGGCATCCAAGGCGAATTCGAAAGAAGAACCCTCTATCAGCTGAAAATCGCAGGACGTAGAGGGGATTAGCCAATGGATTTATCTCCCGACGGTGGTTTCACGGAATCGCATGGAACGAAGACACCGCGTCGGCTTCGAAGTGTTCGGCGTGCTGTTCTCCGGGTTCGCCGTCATCGGCGGACACGCCGCCCTGTACCCGCTCGTGGGACTCTGGCTGATGACTGTCGGTCTTCTCCGTAGTTTTCCGAGCGGCGAGTAAACGACACGACGCTCGCCGTGGCGACTCGTTCTCTCTCCGAAGTCGCCACGGCGGCGACGTTTTCTGCTCCTAGCGCTCGTGCACTTCCAGCACTCGCCCGGCCGCAATCGTCTGGCCCATGTCCCGCACCGCGAAACTTCCCAGTTCCGGAATTTCGGAGGAGGGTTCGATGCTCAGCGGTTTCTGTGGCCGTACGGTGACGACGGCGGCGTCCCCGCTCTCGATGAAGTCGGGGTTCTCCTCTTTGACTTCGCCGGTCGCGGCGTCTATCTTCTGGTCGAGCGACTCGATTG includes these proteins:
- a CDS encoding uracil-DNA glycosylase family protein, encoding MKNVTDRTSNPFGMRPPCQYDCDGSGRRAVHGYGDANADLHLVGDHPGIHGGRETGVPFTGSTAGERLQPVLNEVGLLGDADTESEAQRASERPVVANLFLSYLYTCCLPEGRAPTETEYANLERFFDAELRAIAAHVLLPVGERATRHVLREYAAREAMLDEDGGMAALHAEQLPGRGFLVVPIREPTEWEDGDREALTESLTELLESDYYQIADLSRFLTGNEMYEVR
- a CDS encoding Acg family FMN-binding oxidoreductase — encoded protein: MGESAPIADGGRRPATDGGESSDTEREASVDADGGVDTTTENERERMGDSQRGRETVGGRPAGRGDQPATKPGDAPSTKRGDVPSTRPPWRRQVASRWSWRRKVGTTEAWNVSEAAFPRDGTMAEKARHLLRYAVLAPSSHNSQPWLFLVDGDEIRLFADHDRWLTVADPNKREMYLSLGAALENLLLAAEHFGLGHLVEYLPGSDSRHAATVVLQDNENNERSRHRAPRLFDAILRRRTNRGRYQERPIPRRSLRAFRDVCVEDGLAVQFVTRAPTKQSVAELVGRADRRQFADRAYRRELGRWIGRGAFGDSWPEAKIGRLLMTYLNVGPRQARKDAELVRNTPVLAALRTKRNGLREQLQAGQAFERVSLLATLLGVQTHPTSAPLEVPSLRRELQTQLDGPDWTVQHLFRLGYARSVATPSPRRSVESVLLD
- a CDS encoding ThuA domain-containing protein, yielding MTRVTVWNEYHVEQEHADAREVYPEGIHTAIADGLDEHGFETQTATLDEPEHGLTEDVLDDTDVLTWWGHDKHDAVADEVVERVHERVLDGMGLLVLHSGHFSKIFKRLMGTSCDLKWREEGELERLWVVEPGHPIAAGLPESFEVPEAEMYGERFDVPAPETLVFNSWFEGGETFRSGCCYRRGSGRLFYFRPGHETYPIYRQSEIRRVLANAVEWAAPVDGPKPNYGNWNS
- a CDS encoding response regulator, producing the protein MLDAPPRVLHVEDNDFFASVTSGILDDEYGIRVHTVESATDALGLLEDEQFDCVVSDYEMPGMNGLELLGTVRDEYSNLPFILLTGGGSEQIASKAISTGVTDYLKKGTGKEQFTVLANRIENAVARRRTEQLSLRQTEVNDLVWDVSQAVLQESSREDIEHTVCSRIGSSEAYALAWVGKVDGETVRPKSHCVSKDAEFEPIALDDGKKPVSVAVETGEVQVGSTPILDVDVAIDDESCREAIVPLASESDPVGVLGICSEARHAFGETERRVLSKFGNSVAYAIESVRTRKELVRREQRLQVFNRILRHNLRNDLNVVLGYADELHDEVPDAKPEADIIRKKASDLIEISEKAREVGKTLDGDDRTKRQIDVTNCVERTCAEFRQTYPDAEIRSNLPDAAPVYADKTLEAAIGEVLENAIEHNDDERPTVELAISADDGDHSTDHGWFELTIADDGPGIPQEERAVLLEGEETALHHGSGLGLWLTNWIVGKFGGELTFEESRNDGSVVRIRLQRAQNV
- a CDS encoding DUF5786 family protein, with product MGFGSYDESEQQDQDNDIDEDSAVNVHENDHQGEISFDSDASQDELLDKLTEIKENSDDE
- a CDS encoding GerW family sporulation protein; the protein is MSVAQLETIVERLQHSASVRSVYGQPIERGGRTVVPIAEVAYAFGGGYGRGEPTDEKSGNSASAGQGGGGGGYATAKPVGALEITDDETRFVRADGNRKLAVALGALALGVAVGRASRSD
- a CDS encoding orc1/cdc6 family replication initiation protein, translating into MSSFSFDRDNSLYKNRDALLEEYTPNNLVGRDDELEEYHAALQPIINGEAPSNIFLYGKSGVGKTAATRFLLKRLQEDAAKYDDISLDLIEINCDGLNSSYQVAVRLVNTLRDPSEQISNTGYPQAQVYSFLWKELDQLGGTIIVVLDEVDHINDNSILYQIPRARSNGYLEDAKIGLIGISNDLSFRDSLSAKVRSSLCEKEVSFPPYDANELQKVLSQREQVAFHEGALAEDVIPLCAAYGAQDAGDARQALDLLLEAGDLARKEAVEQVTDHHVQEAREKLERDRIMEGVADLTEHARLILYALTSLEAEETTPARSRDIRPRYEQLCNHVGTEPLTSRRMRDHLADLAMLGVISSTEKNEGMSGGKYREHALKQDLQLVVSALEETIEFAGVHESIRPYYQSTFEDVED
- a CDS encoding SDR family NAD(P)-dependent oxidoreductase translates to MSSSEARRVVVVTGANEGIGYHVMLSLLESGYRVAGLDVNGENLRPLQETNANRARYYECDVTSDDDVESAIDAVRDQWGKIDVLVNNAAIFDFDLFEDQTIADTRREFEVNYFGYVRTIRAVLPHMKARGEGIIHNVSSGVGLVGHPGLSGYASTKGAVEALTRSLRLELQNENVSCTLMHPPATNTRSAAELDYPAFAVSDPEDVGRKLADKIESTGPVVTADWQTKIGLSLVRRIPYLVKKGTERFVDEGERATEQSN
- a CDS encoding S1C family serine protease, whose product is MTEETSDIRSERETGDSNVNSDGDDARSYERLYELVSPSVVSIYVRVETADGNGPTPSGAGSGFVYDAAGHVVTNQHVVAPVGRLVQSETWDRKSKASEGGEVGQQVEVRFSEGEWRTAAVVGTDPYTDLAVVRVDDLPSSADPLTVATSNPTPGQRVAALGNPMGLDGTITAGIVSGTNRSTPTGAGFTLPDAIQTDAAINPGNSGGPLVTMESEVVGVNRAKQGENIGFAISPEIVHRVVPELIENGSYSHSYLNVRTLDVSPTVAEANGLDEPTGVLVVDVRLGPASGGVKGCRGTRRVRGRQIPVGGDVIVGVDGRTVRSHEELTRYLLVETQPAETVTVELIRDGERLTEPVTLGERPRPSAGTGRRIEIR